The stretch of DNA TCTTTAAGTAAAAATTTCCTTTACTTTCTCTACTCACCTCTTTCTTTTAACTTCTATTAAGATTTTTCATAAACTATATTCTTGCAAAATTTTCATAAATATTTTATATTTGCATTACCATGAATGGATAAAATAGATTATTTAGTAGGCAATCTTATCGTAATAATGCACTGAAACTAACCTTTCATTTCTTTTATTGACATAATATAAGTTTCATTATAATCTTGTACTTATAAGCTCATTTATTTCTACTAGATAATTTTTAAAATTCTCCCCATAATATTAAGAATTTCATTAGTTCAACTAGCTGATTAGAAAGTTACAGAAAGTTGCACTATATTCTATAATTTATTTGAGTAATATTTTTATATAATACTTTTTATTTCAAAATCTAATTTGGAATAATTTAAAATAAGAATATATTGAAATTAATAGAAAGGAAGAAAGACAATGATCCTACTTAAATTTTATTATCTGGGGTGGTTATATGGAAAAAACTAACAAACCATTACATAATCCTACAATTCGGGTTATTAATATCCTTGAGGCTCTTAACGAGTATTTAAATGGACTTACCCTTAGCGAATTATCCGAAAAAATCAATTCCCCTAAAAGCACTATTTCACCAATTCTTCAAACTTTGTTAGTTAAAAATTATATAAGTCTTGATGAAAATACATCCAAATAAAGATAGGCATAAAATCTTTTATACTTGGTTCATCTCTTTCCTCAAATTCTAGCAGCATAGACATTATAAAAGGTGAAATGAATGATATCGTAAATGTTTGTAATGAAGTGTGTCAGCTGGGCATATTAATTGATCATGATGTATTTTATTTAGCTAAGGTGGACTCCGAACAGCCTATTAACTTAGTTTCCACTGTGGGAAGTAAATTGCCTGCGTATGCTACCGCTTTGGGGAAAGCATTGCTATCAGGACATACTAATGAGGAAATAAAAAATTATTATAAAAATAAATTGAAACCTATCACATCCCATACAATAACAAATCTTGATAAATTATTAGACCAGATAGAGAAAATAAGAAGTGAAGAAATAGCCTATGAGTGGGAGGAAGTCAATAAGGATACAGGTTGTTTAGCAACACCCCTAAGAAAAAAAGGCAGAGTTATCGCTGCGATAAGTGTGAGTTTTCCACTATATAGGATATCAGAAGAAAAATTAGATTTAATTCGAAAGGTACTTCAGGAAAAAAGAATTGTCATGGAACAATTGATTAGTCAACTGGATCTTGAATTTTAAAACTAAAACAAAATTAGGCAGCTTAGGTAAGTAATTATACTTACCTAAGCTGCCTAATTTTGTGCTTATATTTTATCTACACCCATTCTTCTTATTTATGCAAAATTGGTGTTAATTTTTTATAGATCAAAGTCACCACGATAGAAATAGCCACTCCCTTTATGATGTTGAAAGGAGTTACTCCATATATAATCAAAGTCTTCAAGTCGATAATTCTTGCATTTGCTACGGTACCCATATTAACGATGGCATCTAAAGGAATACCCATAGCTTTGGAATAAAAAGGAACAACCAGATATAGATTTGTTAAAATCCCTACAGCTGACATCACAATAGTAGCCACTATCATACCTATCATAGCATATTTTTTATTCTTGTTCATTTTGTAGATAGATCCTGCTGTAAATACAAACATTCCACCTACAATGAAATTTGAAAGCTCTCCAACTCCCGCTGTACTCGTTCCTCTCAGTACAATGTGAAGTATGTTTTTAAGTAGTTGGATAATCACCCCAGCCACAGGACCTAGGGCAAAGGAACCCAATAGTGCAGGTACATCGCTAAAATCCATTTTTAAGAATGCTGGAAAAAAAGGTACCACCATTTCAAAAAGCATAATAATAAAAGCAATGACCGACAAAACAGAGATTTTCACCATTCTATTGGTGGCTGACAAACTTGATGATTGATTGGATAAAGTTACCTGTTTCATTATCTTTCCTCCTTTAGAATATTGCTTCAGGTCTAAAGGTAAAGAGTGTGTGCATCATGCCCACTTAAAGGTGATAATCCATCACCTTTTTTGATTAAAGAAAGTACTTTCTTCAATCAAAAATGCCCCTGAACTTCTTCAGGAGCATACATAAATGGCATGATTAATCAATACCCTCT from Irregularibacter muris encodes:
- a CDS encoding IclR family transcriptional regulator, whose protein sequence is MKGEMNDIVNVCNEVCQLGILIDHDVFYLAKVDSEQPINLVSTVGSKLPAYATALGKALLSGHTNEEIKNYYKNKLKPITSHTITNLDKLLDQIEKIRSEEIAYEWEEVNKDTGCLATPLRKKGRVIAAISVSFPLYRISEEKLDLIRKVLQEKRIVMEQLISQLDLEF
- a CDS encoding helix-turn-helix domain-containing protein, which encodes MEKTNKPLHNPTIRVINILEALNEYLNGLTLSELSEKINSPKSTISPILQTLLVKNYISLDENTSK
- a CDS encoding ECF transporter S component; its protein translation is MKQVTLSNQSSSLSATNRMVKISVLSVIAFIIMLFEMVVPFFPAFLKMDFSDVPALLGSFALGPVAGVIIQLLKNILHIVLRGTSTAGVGELSNFIVGGMFVFTAGSIYKMNKNKKYAMIGMIVATIVMSAVGILTNLYLVVPFYSKAMGIPLDAIVNMGTVANARIIDLKTLIIYGVTPFNIIKGVAISIVVTLIYKKLTPILHK